A region of Moorena producens PAL-8-15-08-1 DNA encodes the following proteins:
- the leuB gene encoding 3-isopropylmalate dehydrogenase, whose amino-acid sequence MTYSYRITLLPGDGIGPEIMAVAVDVLNVVGKRFDINFKFTEALIGGVAIDATNEPLPTDTLELCRNSDAVLLAAIGGYKWDNLPRHQRPETGLLGLRAGLGLFANLRPATIFPQLIDASTLKRNVVEGVDIMVVRELTGGIYFGQPKGIFTQETGEKRGVNTMAYTEAEIDRIARVGFETAKKRGGKLCSVDKANVLDVSQLWRDRIITLAAEYPDVELSHLYVDNAAMQLVRAPKQFDTIVTGNMFGDILSDAAAMLTGSIGMLPSASLSESKPGVFEPVHGSAPDIAGQDKANPLAMVLSGAMMLRYGLDQPQAADCIEQAVVKVLDKGDRTGDIISEGMNLLGCRAMGDSLIECLEQS is encoded by the coding sequence ATGACTTATTCCTACCGCATTACCCTGCTACCTGGTGACGGGATTGGCCCAGAAATCATGGCAGTAGCTGTAGATGTGTTGAACGTTGTTGGCAAGCGATTCGATATTAATTTTAAATTTACTGAAGCCCTAATTGGTGGCGTAGCTATTGATGCTACTAATGAACCCTTACCTACTGATACGCTAGAACTATGTCGCAATAGTGATGCCGTTTTACTCGCTGCCATTGGGGGTTACAAGTGGGATAATCTGCCGCGCCACCAACGACCAGAAACCGGATTGTTAGGATTAAGAGCAGGGTTAGGGTTGTTTGCTAATCTACGACCAGCGACAATATTCCCCCAACTGATTGATGCCTCGACCTTGAAACGAAACGTGGTAGAAGGGGTAGATATTATGGTGGTTAGAGAACTGACTGGTGGGATCTACTTTGGACAACCTAAAGGGATTTTTACTCAGGAAACTGGGGAGAAACGGGGAGTCAATACTATGGCTTACACCGAAGCCGAAATTGACCGCATTGCTAGAGTAGGGTTTGAAACGGCTAAAAAACGCGGTGGTAAACTGTGTTCGGTGGATAAAGCTAATGTGTTGGATGTTTCCCAGTTGTGGCGCGATCGCATTATAACCCTAGCAGCGGAATATCCCGATGTGGAACTGTCTCACCTATACGTGGATAATGCTGCTATGCAATTGGTCAGAGCTCCGAAACAATTTGATACCATCGTTACTGGTAATATGTTCGGGGATATTTTATCGGATGCCGCTGCTATGCTTACCGGTAGTATTGGCATGTTACCCTCTGCTAGTTTAAGCGAATCTAAGCCTGGAGTCTTTGAACCGGTTCATGGCTCGGCTCCAGATATTGCAGGTCAAGATAAAGCTAATCCCCTAGCGATGGTACTCAGTGGTGCGATGATGTTACGTTATGGCTTAGACCAGCCTCAAGCAGCAGATTGCATTGAACAAGCAGTTGTCAAGGTTTTAGATAAAGGCGATCGCACAGGAGATATCATCTCAGAAGGCATGAATCTCTTAGGTTGTCGTGCTATGGGAGATTCCCTAATTGAGTGCTTAGAGCAATCTTGA
- the ilvB gene encoding biosynthetic-type acetolactate synthase large subunit: MQSQVISTTPASSTTPTRRTGAFALMDSLHRHGVTHIFGYPGGAILPIYDELYHWEDAGKIQHILVRHEQGASHAADGYARATGKVGVCFATSGPGATNLVTGIATAHMDSIPLICVTGQVARAAIGSDAFQETDIFGITLPVVKHSYVVRDPADMARIVAEAFHIASTGRPGPVLIDIPKDVGLEECDYVPLEANQLKLVGYRPTLKGNPRQINQALNLIRQARRPLLYVGGGTIAASAHDELRQLAEIFQIPVTTTLMGKGAFDESHPLSVKMLGMHGTAYANFAVSECDLLIAVGTRFDDRVTGKLDQFACHAQVIHIDIDPAEVGKNRSPQVPIVGDVRRVLQDMLRRYQEMNISAEPNQTQEWLARINRWRQDYPLQVPEYPDSLSPQEVIVEVGRQAPKAYYTTDVGQHQMWAAQFLNNGPRQWISSGGLGTMGYGMPAAMGVQVAFRDQQVICIAGDASIQMNIQELGTLAQYGINVKTVIINNGWQGMVRQWQQAFYGQRYSSSNMEVGMPDFVQLAEAYGVKGMIVTSRDELQDAIAQMLAYDGPVLLDVHVTKDENCYPMVAPGKSNAQMIGLPEKPLLKNATELIYCSNCGAKNVASNNFCPECGTKL; the protein is encoded by the coding sequence GTGCAATCCCAAGTAATCTCAACAACCCCAGCCTCATCAACTACCCCCACTCGCCGCACAGGAGCATTTGCTCTAATGGATAGTCTCCACCGTCACGGTGTGACCCATATCTTCGGCTATCCCGGTGGAGCAATTCTACCTATCTATGACGAACTATACCACTGGGAAGATGCTGGTAAAATACAGCACATCCTAGTCCGACACGAGCAAGGAGCATCCCACGCGGCTGATGGTTATGCCCGTGCTACTGGCAAAGTCGGTGTCTGTTTTGCTACATCTGGTCCGGGAGCCACTAACCTAGTTACCGGTATAGCTACTGCTCACATGGACTCAATTCCCCTAATTTGTGTAACCGGTCAAGTCGCCCGTGCTGCTATTGGTTCTGATGCCTTCCAGGAAACCGATATCTTTGGGATTACCTTGCCCGTTGTCAAACACTCTTATGTGGTGCGTGACCCGGCTGATATGGCGCGGATTGTTGCCGAAGCTTTCCACATCGCTAGCACCGGACGTCCTGGACCAGTCCTGATTGACATACCCAAAGACGTGGGTTTAGAGGAATGTGACTACGTACCTCTGGAAGCTAATCAACTCAAGTTGGTGGGCTATCGTCCAACACTAAAGGGCAATCCCCGCCAAATTAACCAAGCCCTAAATTTAATTCGGCAAGCACGACGACCACTGCTTTACGTTGGTGGCGGAACCATTGCTGCTAGTGCCCATGATGAACTGCGCCAACTAGCAGAAATCTTCCAAATTCCGGTAACTACGACGTTGATGGGTAAGGGAGCATTTGATGAATCCCATCCCCTATCGGTAAAAATGCTGGGGATGCATGGTACCGCCTATGCTAACTTTGCGGTTAGTGAGTGTGACTTACTGATTGCTGTAGGGACACGGTTTGATGACCGGGTGACCGGAAAACTAGATCAGTTTGCCTGTCACGCTCAAGTGATTCACATCGACATTGATCCCGCTGAGGTTGGGAAAAACCGCTCTCCCCAAGTACCGATTGTAGGGGATGTGCGCCGGGTTTTGCAAGATATGTTGCGCCGTTACCAGGAAATGAATATCTCAGCAGAACCTAATCAAACCCAGGAGTGGCTAGCACGGATTAACCGTTGGCGTCAGGACTATCCCTTGCAGGTGCCTGAATACCCCGATAGTCTATCTCCCCAAGAAGTAATTGTAGAGGTCGGGCGTCAAGCACCTAAGGCTTACTACACCACGGATGTCGGTCAACATCAGATGTGGGCAGCGCAATTTCTTAATAATGGACCGCGCCAGTGGATTTCCAGTGGGGGATTGGGAACCATGGGCTATGGCATGCCAGCAGCCATGGGAGTCCAGGTAGCATTCCGAGATCAGCAAGTGATTTGTATTGCGGGTGATGCCAGTATTCAGATGAATATCCAGGAACTGGGTACCCTCGCCCAATATGGCATCAATGTTAAGACCGTGATTATTAACAACGGTTGGCAAGGAATGGTGCGTCAGTGGCAACAAGCCTTCTATGGGCAGCGTTATTCCTCGTCAAATATGGAAGTCGGGATGCCGGATTTTGTGCAACTGGCTGAGGCTTACGGGGTTAAGGGCATGATAGTTACTAGTCGGGATGAACTACAGGATGCGATCGCACAAATGCTAGCCTACGATGGTCCTGTCTTGTTAGATGTTCATGTAACTAAAGACGAGAATTGTTACCCAATGGTAGCCCCTGGTAAGAGTAATGCCCAAATGATCGGTTTACCAGAAAAACCATTACTCAAGAATGCTACGGAGCTAATCTATTGCAGTAACTGTGGTGCCAAGAATGTAGCAAGTAACAATTTTTGTCCTGAGTGCGGCACCAAGCTTTAA
- a CDS encoding serine/threonine-protein kinase, with translation MNSITCMICEQINPSRASFCSRCGASLLPSSSSPLETNLNNTNLDHTNLDNTNVDHRLETGSRLRDRYIIQRTLGQGGFGKTYLAKDTGRFNELVTLKELTPRNQGTHTLEKAEELFQREATMLHKLSSPQIPRFWEFFRDGKRLFLVQDYIEGKTYQTLLEERVSKGERFSETEILQLFRQLLPVLSYLHQLGIIHRDIAPDNIIRRGSDGVPVLIDLGGVKQIALEVNTPVTRGATRGEFNSPTESAPGQNSAIYAGGTCLGKVGYAPDEQLRLGIAAPHSDLYALGVTALVLMTGKQPQELVDPYTLNWRTEEELTLSPEFNPILSRLLASQPSERFQSAQEVLELIQTDESDDSKVRETEIKGTVAVTPQSKSYPPPTPINNSGCKQVFDESVPVPAEIQGWNWGAFCLPGLWCVTNQVWIGLIAWSDLSLVTGFLAWPVMGIILGIKGNEWAWKSRRWKSIKAFKRHQRGWAITSFVITGMMVTLLFLFLELIRQLVLNLVG, from the coding sequence ATGAATTCAATCACTTGTATGATATGTGAGCAAATCAATCCCAGTCGGGCAAGTTTTTGCTCTCGTTGTGGTGCCTCTCTACTTCCTTCCAGTAGCAGTCCCCTAGAGACTAATCTAAATAATACTAATCTAGACCATACTAATCTGGACAATACTAATGTAGACCATAGATTAGAGACTGGAAGCCGATTACGCGATCGCTACATTATTCAACGTACCTTAGGACAAGGGGGATTTGGCAAAACCTACCTGGCCAAAGACACTGGACGCTTTAATGAACTAGTAACCCTAAAAGAGCTGACTCCAAGAAACCAGGGCACCCATACCCTAGAAAAAGCGGAAGAACTATTTCAACGGGAAGCCACCATGCTGCACAAGCTTTCATCCCCCCAAATTCCCAGATTCTGGGAATTTTTTCGGGATGGCAAACGGTTGTTTCTCGTCCAAGACTACATTGAAGGAAAAACCTATCAAACTTTACTCGAAGAACGAGTAAGCAAAGGGGAACGGTTCAGCGAAACCGAGATTCTCCAACTGTTTCGGCAATTGCTCCCGGTCTTAAGCTACCTACACCAATTAGGCATAATTCACCGGGATATTGCTCCAGACAATATTATCCGTCGGGGTTCCGATGGAGTGCCAGTATTAATTGACTTGGGTGGTGTCAAACAAATTGCTCTAGAAGTCAATACTCCCGTAACCAGAGGTGCGACCCGTGGCGAATTTAATTCGCCAACGGAAAGCGCACCTGGGCAAAACTCTGCCATTTACGCTGGTGGGACTTGCCTAGGGAAAGTTGGCTATGCCCCTGATGAACAGCTACGCTTAGGGATTGCTGCTCCCCATAGTGACCTCTATGCTTTGGGAGTAACAGCACTAGTACTGATGACTGGTAAACAGCCCCAGGAACTGGTTGACCCTTATACCCTCAACTGGCGAACTGAAGAAGAACTAACCCTCTCTCCAGAGTTTAATCCTATTCTCTCTCGTTTGCTAGCATCCCAACCCTCTGAGCGATTCCAATCTGCTCAAGAGGTTCTAGAGCTGATTCAAACTGATGAGTCTGATGATTCTAAGGTTAGAGAAACAGAAATCAAGGGTACTGTAGCTGTAACTCCCCAGTCTAAATCCTACCCGCCACCGACTCCCATCAATAATTCCGGTTGCAAGCAAGTGTTTGACGAATCTGTTCCAGTGCCAGCAGAGATTCAAGGCTGGAACTGGGGTGCCTTTTGTTTACCAGGTTTGTGGTGTGTCACCAATCAAGTATGGATTGGACTGATTGCCTGGAGTGATCTATCGTTAGTGACTGGATTTCTGGCTTGGCCAGTGATGGGGATTATTCTGGGCATTAAAGGCAATGAGTGGGCATGGAAAAGTCGCCGTTGGAAGAGTATCAAAGCCTTTAAGCGCCATCAACGGGGTTGGGCAATCACATCCTTCGTCATTACTGGTATGATGGTTACCCTACTATTTTTATTTTTAGAGCTGATTCGTCAACTCGTACTAAACCTTGTAGGATAA
- a CDS encoding transposase → MEILQAVAVKRGLLVEKVNPRGTSIECFNCGARVEKDLSDRVHHCPICGVKIDRDWNSGLNILNRALMAVGLPLNGCGKSIQDIEEQQVSFVNLRSPHHNL, encoded by the coding sequence CTGGAAATCCTGCAAGCAGTAGCGGTCAAACGCGGCTTGTTAGTCGAGAAAGTTAACCCACGGGGAACAAGTATTGAATGCTTCAACTGTGGAGCCCGAGTTGAGAAAGATCTCAGTGATAGAGTTCATCATTGTCCGATTTGTGGGGTCAAGATTGACCGCGATTGGAACAGTGGTCTCAATATTTTGAATCGCGCATTAATGGCGGTTGGACTGCCGCTGAATGGCTGTGGTAAATCGATACAGGATATCGAGGAGCAGCAAGTCTCATTTGTGAACTTGAGAAGCCCACATCATAATCTCTGA
- a CDS encoding IS200/IS605 family accessory protein TnpB-related protein, whose amino-acid sequence MKTPTQIIRTDKWRLNATSEQRLLFTETVKVYRRACRYLVGIIYTHWSKFGNLTADQLTPAVEKLMHQTAKRPSVKYPQFNKAFYKFPSYYRRSALAFAAGQVSSFVTRYREWQAGTRKLPNASPPKLNADTGCYPALYKGQCYKLHRFNQVEIKVFNGSDWVWTTVQITGLRERHQVATNKMLSPSLIFNERACHLSVPFSCKPEKRKPEANVTAVDLGINTTATISVVTHSGTVIHRDFIHPGRDIDRRDKRLKSVSMRASKTMGKGGRLHKGFCSKTYQKCQRINNQISHVVSRRIVEIAEKFNSEAIVFENLKAWKPKGGRKRSNLRQRFHGWLKAKIRDFTLEKWAELGGKVIEVVAAYTSKLAYDGSGIVKRDSGNYALATFSSGKQFNADLNGAYNIGARGVLKLVRRNDNEGRFSKSSGRPPRSWACLCDLWAAASPRLA is encoded by the coding sequence GTGAAAACACCAACTCAGATCATTCGCACCGACAAATGGAGGCTTAACGCAACTAGTGAGCAGCGTCTGCTGTTCACTGAGACGGTTAAAGTCTATCGTCGTGCTTGCAGATACTTGGTTGGTATTATTTACACTCACTGGAGTAAATTCGGGAACTTAACGGCGGATCAGCTGACTCCTGCTGTCGAGAAACTAATGCATCAGACAGCTAAGCGTCCCAGTGTCAAGTATCCTCAGTTCAACAAAGCTTTTTATAAATTTCCCAGCTATTACCGTCGTTCTGCGCTCGCATTTGCGGCGGGTCAAGTTAGTAGTTTTGTGACCCGTTACCGAGAATGGCAAGCAGGCACTAGGAAACTACCTAATGCCAGTCCTCCGAAACTGAATGCTGACACTGGCTGTTACCCAGCTTTATATAAAGGCCAATGCTATAAACTACACCGATTCAATCAAGTCGAAATCAAAGTCTTTAACGGCTCTGACTGGGTCTGGACTACCGTTCAAATTACCGGATTAAGAGAGCGTCATCAGGTGGCAACCAATAAGATGTTGTCACCATCTTTGATATTTAATGAAAGAGCTTGCCATCTGTCAGTTCCGTTTAGTTGCAAGCCAGAAAAACGGAAACCAGAGGCTAATGTAACAGCGGTAGATCTCGGAATTAATACTACTGCAACGATATCGGTTGTAACCCACAGTGGCACTGTAATCCACCGAGATTTCATCCATCCGGGGAGAGACATAGACCGCAGGGACAAGCGACTGAAGTCTGTATCTATGCGTGCATCTAAAACCATGGGGAAGGGTGGCAGACTTCACAAGGGTTTTTGTTCTAAGACCTACCAAAAATGCCAAAGAATCAACAACCAAATCAGTCATGTAGTCTCTAGGCGAATTGTTGAGATTGCTGAAAAGTTTAACTCCGAAGCGATTGTGTTTGAGAACCTTAAGGCATGGAAGCCAAAAGGGGGACGAAAACGGTCTAACCTTCGGCAAAGATTTCACGGATGGCTCAAGGCAAAAATTCGCGATTTTACGCTTGAGAAATGGGCTGAGTTAGGAGGCAAAGTAATAGAGGTTGTTGCAGCATATACCTCAAAGCTTGCCTATGATGGTTCAGGCATTGTTAAACGTGACTCAGGAAATTATGCCCTAGCAACTTTCTCCTCAGGTAAGCAATTCAATGCCGACTTAAACGGTGCTTACAATATCGGCGCTAGAGGTGTGCTTAAACTCGTTCGCAGAAATGACAACGAGGGTCGTTTCAGCAAAAGCTCTGGACGACCGCCTAGAAGCTGGGCTTGTCTGTGTGATTTGTGGGCTGCGGCTAGCCCTAGATTAGCATAG
- a CDS encoding shikimate dehydrogenase: MVQITGTTKLLGVIGDPVEHSLSPLMHNRAIASLDVDYVYLALPVKSADLKNAIAGFEAIGLVGFSITIPHKQTIIPLLSEISTVAKGVGAVNTVYRTDQGWIGTNTDIEGFISPLKRYNRDWSQTTVVILGCGGAARAVVVGCAQLGCTEIHVLGRNQDKLGQFKQSWIKSDLAITIHTHPWEQLPELLAQANLLVNATPVGMYPKVEQSPVDQLAMARLPENAIAYDLIYTPNPTQFLRQAKEQGAIAIDGLEMLVQQGAAAFKIWLGQTPPVDIMRHALQEKLGLLKT; the protein is encoded by the coding sequence ATGGTGCAAATAACAGGAACAACAAAGTTACTGGGTGTGATTGGTGATCCAGTGGAACATTCGTTATCACCACTGATGCATAACCGAGCGATCGCATCCTTGGATGTGGATTATGTCTACCTAGCTTTACCGGTAAAATCAGCAGATTTGAAAAACGCGATCGCTGGTTTTGAGGCGATTGGTCTAGTGGGCTTCAGTATCACTATTCCTCACAAACAGACTATCATCCCCTTGTTGTCGGAAATTTCAACAGTGGCTAAAGGGGTGGGAGCAGTGAATACTGTTTATCGCACCGATCAGGGTTGGATTGGTACGAATACCGATATCGAAGGATTTATCTCCCCGTTGAAACGGTATAACCGGGATTGGAGTCAAACTACTGTAGTCATTTTGGGGTGTGGTGGTGCTGCACGAGCCGTAGTAGTCGGTTGTGCTCAACTCGGTTGTACTGAGATTCATGTGCTTGGTCGCAATCAGGACAAGTTAGGTCAATTTAAGCAAAGCTGGATCAAGTCTGACCTTGCTATTACTATTCATACTCATCCTTGGGAACAACTACCGGAACTCCTGGCTCAAGCTAATTTGTTGGTTAATGCTACTCCTGTGGGAATGTATCCCAAGGTCGAGCAGTCTCCTGTGGATCAGCTAGCTATGGCCAGGTTGCCGGAAAATGCGATCGCTTATGACTTGATTTACACTCCTAATCCCACTCAGTTTTTACGACAAGCCAAAGAACAGGGCGCGATCGCTATTGATGGATTGGAAATGCTGGTGCAACAGGGAGCAGCAGCTTTCAAAATTTGGTTAGGACAAACTCCACCAGTGGATATTATGCGTCACGCTCTGCAGGAGAAATTGGGATTGTTGAAAACTTAG
- a CDS encoding ABC transporter permease — MALNNLVNQLGELNPQVFREVKGRFKQRNVLITVAISLIGQLVMLIDLGLELPDGFGGFEINWPLWWQNVFVCLSLIGIFSLLVVGTYMLISDLSKEESRGTLNFLRLTPQSSRSILGGKLLGVPALLYLAVVFALPLHFWAAIAGQIPLLELLGFYTVLATSCLFCYSMALLFGLVGRFLGGFQAWLGSGAVLIFLCITTMVIDDAGVSHYPADWLTLFNPTIVLPYLIDSNSFDPSIIDPVERSFQDLRWFGIHIGASFWSMAGFIVLNYSVGTYWFGQGLNRCFHNPKATLINKQQSYWLTASLQAVILGFALNPQLNWGSSNALSNNSEMLLVFNVVLFLALIAALSPHRQTLQDWARYRHQDRTFRKKGGLIADLIWGDKSPAVVAVAINCAIASAMLLTWILLWPANDYKITALLTLLLNSSLIMIYATVAQLMLLMKTKKRAASAVIAVGGLILLPPILFAIGSMTPYYTPGLWLFSAFHWGVLPYATASSVFLAIIGQSLALTLLNVQLGRQLRQAGESTTKALLSGKTQLPVTAD; from the coding sequence ATGGCACTTAATAATTTAGTTAACCAACTTGGGGAATTGAATCCCCAGGTGTTTCGAGAAGTAAAAGGGCGTTTCAAACAGCGGAATGTCCTGATTACAGTGGCAATATCCTTGATTGGTCAGTTGGTGATGCTGATCGATTTAGGACTTGAGCTACCAGATGGCTTCGGAGGTTTTGAGATTAACTGGCCTCTATGGTGGCAAAATGTATTTGTCTGCCTGAGTCTGATCGGGATCTTCAGTTTGTTGGTGGTTGGCACCTATATGCTAATCAGTGACCTCTCCAAAGAAGAAAGTCGTGGCACCTTAAACTTTCTGCGCCTGACACCTCAGTCAAGCCGGAGCATCCTAGGTGGCAAACTACTGGGGGTACCAGCATTGCTTTATCTAGCAGTTGTTTTTGCCCTACCATTGCATTTTTGGGCAGCTATTGCTGGTCAAATCCCGTTGCTTGAGCTTTTAGGATTTTACACCGTTCTCGCTACCAGTTGCCTATTTTGCTATAGTATGGCGCTACTATTTGGCTTAGTTGGCAGATTTCTAGGAGGTTTCCAAGCTTGGTTAGGTTCTGGTGCTGTACTCATCTTCTTGTGTATCACGACCATGGTAATTGATGACGCTGGTGTCAGCCATTACCCAGCCGACTGGCTGACTTTGTTTAATCCCACCATTGTCTTACCGTACCTGATTGATTCTAATTCCTTTGATCCGAGTATTATTGATCCTGTTGAGCGTAGTTTCCAAGATTTGCGCTGGTTTGGTATCCATATCGGTGCCAGTTTCTGGAGTATGGCTGGTTTTATTGTCCTCAACTACAGTGTTGGGACCTACTGGTTTGGGCAAGGGCTAAATCGTTGTTTCCATAACCCTAAAGCTACCCTGATTAACAAGCAACAGAGTTACTGGCTGACCGCTAGCTTGCAAGCAGTGATTTTAGGATTTGCCCTCAACCCTCAATTGAACTGGGGTAGTTCCAATGCTTTGAGCAATAATTCAGAGATGCTGCTGGTATTCAACGTGGTGCTGTTTTTAGCTCTGATTGCTGCCTTGAGTCCCCATCGACAAACCTTACAAGATTGGGCCCGTTACCGACATCAGGATCGGACTTTCCGCAAAAAAGGAGGGCTGATAGCTGACTTGATCTGGGGTGACAAAAGTCCAGCTGTGGTGGCAGTGGCAATAAATTGTGCGATCGCATCTGCGATGTTGCTGACGTGGATATTACTTTGGCCTGCCAATGATTACAAGATAACTGCCCTGTTGACACTGTTGCTCAATAGCAGTCTGATCATGATTTACGCCACAGTTGCTCAGTTAATGCTGTTGATGAAAACAAAGAAGCGAGCCGCTAGTGCAGTAATAGCGGTAGGAGGATTGATTTTATTACCTCCCATCTTGTTTGCGATTGGGTCGATGACTCCCTATTACACTCCTGGTTTATGGCTATTTTCCGCATTTCATTGGGGTGTTTTGCCCTATGCTACTGCAAGTAGTGTTTTCTTGGCCATCATTGGTCAGTCCCTAGCCCTAACGTTATTGAACGTACAGCTAGGACGACAATTGCGACAAGCAGGAGAATCAACAACCAAAGCCTTGCTTTCTGGAAAAACCCAATTACCCGTCACTGCTGATTAA
- the tnpA gene encoding IS200/IS605 family transposase — translation MSTAFRSFAHTVSLIKIHIVFVTKYRHPVITGDIEEDILDLAKSICEKNNCILEDAKADLGTNDHIHLLIDLAPKVSISKLCNTLKTVTSREIRKRYAKELAPYYWKPVFWKRGFSAVSCGGAPLSVLKQYIENQGYDD, via the coding sequence ATGTCAACCGCCTTTCGCTCTTTCGCTCACACTGTTTCGTTAATCAAGATTCACATAGTGTTTGTCACTAAGTACCGCCATCCAGTAATTACTGGGGACATAGAAGAGGACATCTTAGACTTGGCAAAAAGCATCTGCGAGAAAAATAACTGCATCCTTGAGGATGCCAAGGCGGACTTGGGGACAAATGATCATATCCATCTCCTAATTGATTTAGCCCCTAAGGTATCAATTTCCAAGCTTTGCAACACCCTTAAGACAGTGACCAGTAGAGAGATTAGAAAAAGATACGCAAAAGAATTGGCTCCCTATTACTGGAAGCCAGTCTTCTGGAAAAGGGGATTTAGTGCTGTTTCTTGTGGAGGAGCCCCCCTTTCGGTTCTAAAGCAATATATAGAAAACCAAGGTTACGACGATTGA
- a CDS encoding ABC transporter ATP-binding protein gives MVKELAIDIRGLTKQFDRHVAVHEVDLQVESGEVYGLIGPNGAGKTTLIRMLAAAEEPTTGEIYINGQRLLRDQSNPRLKQRLGYLPDDFPLYEDLTVWDYLDYFARLYKLRGSKRRQRLYDVLELIELTNKRNSLISTLSRGMKQRLSLARTIIHEPILLLLDEPVSGLDPIARMKFREIIKVLQEAGMTILISSHVLSDLAQLCSSVGIMELGYLVESAPLDEFYQRLGRQQILLSSLGQLDVLKGELKNNPLVEDWEILPEPGRMRIHFSGGQEDCAQLLRSLVNAGIPLTEFQCSQEDLETIFLKLGHQQAS, from the coding sequence ATGGTAAAAGAATTGGCTATTGATATCCGTGGACTCACGAAGCAATTCGACCGCCATGTGGCTGTACATGAGGTAGATTTGCAAGTGGAAAGCGGTGAAGTTTACGGCTTAATTGGACCGAATGGTGCTGGGAAAACCACCCTGATCCGGATGTTAGCTGCAGCGGAAGAACCGACTACTGGTGAGATTTACATCAATGGTCAGCGTTTGCTAAGAGATCAAAGCAATCCTAGGCTAAAACAGCGCTTAGGTTATCTACCTGATGATTTTCCCCTCTATGAAGATTTGACGGTTTGGGACTACCTAGACTACTTCGCACGTCTATATAAATTACGAGGCTCAAAACGCCGACAACGCTTATACGATGTTCTGGAACTGATTGAATTAACCAACAAGCGTAATAGCTTGATTTCTACCCTCTCCCGGGGGATGAAACAGCGCCTTAGCCTGGCTCGAACTATTATTCATGAACCGATTTTACTGCTGCTGGATGAGCCAGTCTCTGGTCTTGACCCCATTGCTAGAATGAAGTTTCGGGAAATTATTAAGGTTCTCCAAGAAGCGGGGATGACCATTCTAATTTCCTCCCATGTCTTGAGTGATTTAGCCCAACTGTGTAGCTCAGTAGGCATCATGGAATTAGGGTATCTGGTAGAAAGCGCACCCCTAGATGAGTTTTACCAGCGTCTTGGTCGCCAGCAAATTTTGTTGTCAAGCCTAGGTCAGCTGGATGTACTGAAAGGGGAATTGAAAAATAATCCCCTTGTAGAAGACTGGGAGATATTACCAGAACCAGGTCGGATGCGGATTCATTTTTCAGGAGGTCAAGAGGATTGTGCACAGCTATTGCGATCGCTGGTTAATGCTGGGATTCCCTTGACAGAATTCCAGTGCTCTCAAGAAGACTTAGAAACAATTTTCCTTAAATTAGGTCATCAGCAAGCATCATAG
- a CDS encoding STAS/SEC14 domain-containing protein has translation MGNLKVEAQLSYEQLLRAVEQLSLSELEKVGAYIISLQAQRKAPSLSSDQARLLITINQGVPADIQNRYDELIQKRRMEMLTPGQYSELLALSDQVETIEAKRVEAMAELARLPQISLST, from the coding sequence ATGGGAAATCTTAAAGTCGAAGCTCAGCTATCCTACGAGCAATTACTTAGAGCTGTTGAACAACTCAGTTTATCTGAACTAGAGAAAGTTGGAGCATACATCATATCCCTCCAGGCACAACGCAAAGCCCCCAGCCTTTCTTCAGATCAGGCTAGGTTGCTAATTACTATTAATCAAGGTGTACCAGCAGACATTCAAAACCGCTACGATGAACTGATTCAAAAACGAAGAATGGAGATGCTGACACCTGGTCAGTATAGCGAACTTTTGGCTTTAAGTGATCAAGTGGAAACCATCGAAGCTAAACGTGTCGAAGCCATGGCAGAATTAGCTCGTTTACCCCAAATATCCTTAAGCACATAG